Proteins from a single region of Abyssalbus ytuae:
- a CDS encoding tyrosine-type recombinase/integrase, which translates to MSLKKFIDYLEKEKKYSTHTIHAYHNDLLTFTQFCKEEYDESEISGVNYSIIRSWIITLVNSGLSNRSVNRKIASLKAYYKFLLKTKQIEVNPLSKHKALKTPKKIEIPFSVTEVEKVLDIFSFENSFEGKRDKLIIEIFYTTGVRRSELINLKKSDIDFSNRSMKVLGKRNKERIIPLLPYVLKEIDEYLPYRDEVKNKNSGEFLFLVKNGNKVYETLVYRIINNYFSKASSKVKKSPHILRHTFATHLLNEGADLNSVKELLGHSSLASTQVYTHNSIAELKKVYGEAHPRNKK; encoded by the coding sequence ATGAGTTTAAAAAAATTTATTGACTACCTCGAAAAGGAAAAAAAATATTCCACACATACCATACATGCTTATCATAATGATTTGTTGACATTTACTCAGTTTTGTAAAGAAGAATATGACGAAAGCGAAATATCGGGTGTAAACTATTCTATTATCCGCTCATGGATAATAACACTGGTAAATAGCGGATTATCAAACAGGTCAGTAAACCGTAAAATCGCCTCCTTGAAAGCGTATTATAAATTTTTGCTAAAAACAAAGCAAATAGAAGTTAACCCCTTGTCTAAACATAAAGCATTAAAAACCCCTAAAAAAATTGAAATTCCTTTTTCCGTTACAGAAGTAGAAAAAGTTTTAGACATTTTTTCTTTTGAAAATAGTTTTGAAGGGAAAAGAGACAAACTGATAATTGAAATTTTCTACACCACCGGGGTTAGGAGAAGTGAACTCATCAACTTAAAAAAATCAGACATTGATTTTTCAAATCGTAGTATGAAAGTGCTTGGTAAAAGAAATAAAGAGAGGATAATACCGCTTCTTCCGTATGTTTTAAAAGAAATTGATGAATATTTGCCCTATAGGGATGAAGTTAAAAATAAAAATTCAGGGGAGTTCTTGTTTTTGGTAAAAAATGGTAATAAAGTTTACGAAACTCTTGTATATAGGATAATAAATAATTATTTTAGTAAAGCATCTTCTAAGGTAAAAAAGAGTCCTCACATACTCAGGCATACTTTTGCTACCCATTTACTAAATGAAGGTGCAGATTTGAACTCGGTTAAAGAATTATTAGGACATTCTAGTCTGGCTTCAACACAGGTTTATACTCATAACAGTATAGCCGAACTTAAAAAAGTTTATGGAGAAGCTCATCCCAGAAATAAAAAATAA
- the hpf gene encoding ribosome hibernation-promoting factor, HPF/YfiA family: MKVNIQSVNFTVDQKLVNFIQKRLDKLDNFYDRIINADVYLKVENTSAKENKIVEVKVNVPGDGFIVKKQCKTFEEAVDSAANSLERALLKRKEKMRAHI, encoded by the coding sequence ATGAAAGTAAACATTCAATCTGTAAACTTTACGGTCGATCAAAAATTAGTAAACTTTATTCAAAAAAGATTAGATAAACTTGATAATTTCTACGACAGGATTATTAATGCCGATGTTTATCTGAAAGTAGAAAATACAAGCGCGAAAGAAAATAAAATCGTAGAGGTTAAAGTGAATGTACCCGGAGATGGTTTTATAGTTAAAAAACAATGCAAAACCTTTGAAGAAGCAGTAGATAGTGCAGCCAACTCTTTAGAAAGAGCCCTTCTGAAAAGAAAAGAAAAGATGAGAGCACATATATAA
- the tuf gene encoding elongation factor Tu has protein sequence MAKETFDRSKPHLNIGTIGHVDHGKTTLTAAITKVLADAGLSELRSFDSIDNAPEEKERGITINTSHVEYQTANRHYAHVDCPGHADYVKNMVTGAAQMDGAILVVAATDGPMPQTREHILLGRQVGVPRIVVFLNKVDMVDDEELLELVEMEVRELLSFYEYDGDNGPVILGSALGALNGEQKWVDSVMKLMEAVDEWIELPKRDVDKDFLMPIEDVFTITGRGTVATGRIETGVAKTGDPVEIIGMGAEKLTSTITGVEMFRKILDRGEAGDNVGILLRGIEKTDIKRGMVICKPGSVTPHAKFKAEVYILKKEEGGRHTPFHNNYRPQFYLRTTDVTGTITLPDGVEMVMPGDNLTITVELLSTVACNVGLRFAIREGGRTVGAGQVTEILD, from the coding sequence ATGGCAAAGGAAACTTTTGATCGTTCCAAACCGCATTTAAATATAGGTACTATTGGACACGTTGATCACGGTAAAACAACTTTAACTGCTGCTATTACTAAAGTTTTGGCTGACGCCGGGCTTTCTGAGTTAAGATCATTCGATTCTATTGATAATGCTCCTGAGGAGAAAGAAAGAGGTATCACTATTAATACTTCACACGTAGAATATCAGACTGCTAACCGTCACTACGCTCACGTTGACTGTCCTGGTCACGCTGACTACGTAAAAAACATGGTTACTGGTGCTGCGCAAATGGATGGAGCTATCCTTGTGGTTGCTGCTACAGATGGTCCTATGCCACAAACTCGTGAGCATATCTTATTAGGACGTCAGGTAGGTGTTCCGAGAATAGTTGTTTTCTTGAATAAAGTTGACATGGTTGATGACGAAGAGCTTTTAGAGCTTGTTGAAATGGAAGTTAGAGAATTGCTTTCTTTCTACGAATATGATGGAGATAACGGACCTGTTATCCTTGGTTCTGCTCTTGGTGCTTTGAATGGTGAGCAAAAATGGGTTGATTCAGTAATGAAGCTTATGGAAGCAGTAGATGAGTGGATCGAATTGCCTAAGCGTGATGTGGATAAAGATTTCTTAATGCCTATTGAAGATGTATTTACAATTACAGGTCGTGGTACTGTTGCAACCGGTCGTATAGAAACTGGTGTTGCTAAAACTGGTGATCCTGTAGAGATTATTGGTATGGGTGCTGAGAAATTAACTTCTACTATTACCGGGGTTGAAATGTTCCGTAAAATATTAGATAGAGGTGAAGCAGGTGATAATGTTGGTATCCTTTTAAGAGGTATTGAAAAAACCGATATTAAAAGAGGTATGGTAATCTGTAAGCCAGGTTCAGTAACACCTCATGCTAAATTTAAAGCTGAGGTTTATATCCTTAAGAAAGAAGAAGGTGGTCGTCACACTCCGTTCCATAATAATTACCGTCCGCAATTCTATTTAAGAACAACTGATGTTACAGGTACAATTACTTTACCTGATGGTGTTGAAATGGTAATGCCTGGTGATAACTTAACTATTACTGTTGAGTTGTTAAGCACAGTTGCTTGTAACGTAGGTTTACGTTTTGCTATCCGTGAAGGAGGTAGAACAGTTGGAGCTGGTCAGGTAACTGAAATTTTAGACTAA
- the secE gene encoding preprotein translocase subunit SecE: MINYIKESFEELKANVTWPNWAEGQNLMVVVAVFSILFSLAIWAVDTVFSKAISYYFDLIN; this comes from the coding sequence ATGATAAATTATATTAAAGAATCATTTGAAGAATTAAAGGCAAATGTGACTTGGCCAAATTGGGCTGAAGGACAAAATTTAATGGTGGTTGTTGCTGTTTTTTCAATTTTGTTTTCTTTAGCTATTTGGGCAGTTGATACTGTTTTTAGTAAGGCCATTAGTTATTATTTTGACCTTATAAACTAA
- the nusG gene encoding transcription termination/antitermination protein NusG gives MADTLVKNWYVVRAVSGQENKVKTYIENEIARLGYSDYVDEVLVPTEKVVQIRNGKKVNKERVYFPGYVMVKANLGGEVAHVIKSITGVIGFLGEVKGGDPVPLRKSEVNRMLGKVDELSVKTDNVAIPYVLGETVKVIDGPFNGFNGTVEKINEEKRKLEVMVKIFGRKTPLELSYMQVEKI, from the coding sequence ATGGCAGATACACTAGTAAAAAATTGGTATGTAGTTAGGGCAGTAAGTGGTCAGGAAAACAAGGTTAAGACTTACATTGAAAATGAAATAGCGCGCCTGGGTTATTCTGATTATGTAGATGAAGTGCTTGTTCCCACTGAAAAAGTAGTACAAATACGTAATGGTAAGAAAGTAAACAAAGAAAGAGTTTATTTTCCTGGTTATGTAATGGTTAAAGCTAATTTAGGTGGTGAGGTAGCTCATGTTATAAAATCAATAACAGGAGTGATAGGTTTTTTAGGAGAGGTGAAAGGAGGGGATCCCGTTCCTCTTAGAAAGTCTGAAGTAAACAGAATGCTAGGTAAAGTTGATGAATTGTCAGTAAAAACAGACAATGTAGCTATACCTTATGTGCTTGGCGAAACTGTAAAAGTTATTGACGGGCCGTTCAATGGTTTTAATGGTACAGTCGAAAAAATCAACGAAGAGAAGCGTAAACTTGAGGTGATGGTGAAAATCTTTGGAAGAAAAACACCATTGGAATTAAGTTATATGCAGGTAGAAAAAATATAA
- the rplK gene encoding 50S ribosomal protein L11, which yields MAKEVSKVVKLQVRGGAANPSPPVGPALGAAGVNIMEFCKQFNARTQDKAGKVLPVVITVYADKSFEFVVKTPPAAVQLMEAAKVKKGSGEPNRRKVASVTWDQVKTIAEDKMQDLNAFTIESAMSMVAGTARSMGLTVKGAKPF from the coding sequence ATGGCAAAAGAAGTTAGTAAAGTAGTTAAACTACAAGTTAGGGGAGGTGCTGCGAACCCGTCGCCACCGGTTGGACCCGCTTTAGGTGCCGCAGGGGTTAACATTATGGAGTTCTGTAAGCAGTTCAATGCTCGTACGCAGGACAAAGCCGGAAAGGTTTTACCAGTTGTTATCACTGTATATGCAGACAAATCGTTTGAATTTGTTGTAAAGACACCGCCGGCGGCAGTTCAGCTAATGGAAGCGGCTAAGGTTAAAAAGGGTTCAGGTGAGCCAAACCGTAGAAAAGTTGCTAGTGTTACCTGGGATCAGGTAAAAACTATAGCAGAAGACAAAATGCAGGATCTTAATGCTTTTACAATCGAATCAGCAATGAGTATGGTTGCGGGAACAGCAAGATCAATGGGTCTAACGGTTAAAGGTGCTAAACCTTTTTAA
- the rplA gene encoding 50S ribosomal protein L1 has product MAKLTKKKKEALAKIDRNKLYSVNEASALIKEITSVKFDASVDLAVRLGVDPRKANQMVRGVVTLPHGTGKDVKVLALVTPDKEAEAKEAGADYVGLDEYLQKIKDGWTDVDVIITMPSVMGKLGPLGRILGPRGLMPNPKTGTVTMDVAKAVAEVKAGKIDFKVDKTGIVHAAIGKASFSADKIAGNANELIQTLIKLKPTAAKGTYIKSIFMSSTMSPSVAVDPKAV; this is encoded by the coding sequence ATGGCAAAATTAACAAAGAAGAAAAAAGAGGCGTTAGCTAAAATTGATAGGAATAAGTTATATTCTGTTAACGAGGCTTCTGCTTTGATAAAAGAAATTACCAGCGTAAAATTTGATGCATCTGTTGACCTTGCTGTTAGATTAGGGGTAGACCCCCGTAAAGCTAATCAGATGGTAAGAGGGGTGGTTACACTTCCTCATGGTACAGGTAAAGATGTAAAGGTTTTAGCGTTAGTGACACCTGATAAAGAAGCTGAGGCTAAAGAAGCCGGAGCAGATTATGTAGGTTTGGATGAGTATCTTCAAAAGATAAAAGACGGTTGGACAGATGTTGATGTAATTATTACTATGCCAAGCGTAATGGGTAAATTAGGTCCGTTAGGTAGAATATTAGGTCCCAGAGGTCTGATGCCTAATCCTAAAACAGGAACGGTTACTATGGATGTGGCTAAAGCTGTAGCAGAAGTTAAAGCCGGTAAAATAGACTTTAAAGTTGATAAAACCGGTATAGTACACGCTGCTATAGGAAAAGCATCATTCTCTGCTGATAAAATTGCAGGTAACGCTAATGAGTTAATTCAAACTTTAATTAAATTAAAACCAACTGCGGCTAAAGGAACTTATATCAAGAGTATCTTTATGTCTAGTACTATGAGTCCTAGTGTAGCGGTAGATCCTAAAGCAGTTTAA
- the rplJ gene encoding 50S ribosomal protein L10 — translation MTREEKSTVIKDLTAQLAENSVIYLADISGLDAQTTSNLRRACFKANIKLAVVKNTLLAKAMEASDKDFGNLSSTLKGNTSLLLSETGNAPAKLIKDFRKKSEKPLLKGAFVEEAIFVGDNQLDTLVSIKSKEEVIGDIIALLQSPAKNVISGLKSGGGKLAGILKTLSEKE, via the coding sequence ATGACTAGAGAAGAGAAATCAACGGTAATAAAAGATTTAACTGCCCAGTTAGCTGAGAATTCAGTTATCTACCTGGCAGATATTTCAGGGCTTGATGCACAGACAACTTCTAATTTACGTAGAGCTTGTTTTAAAGCAAACATTAAGCTTGCAGTTGTGAAAAATACATTGCTTGCAAAAGCAATGGAAGCTTCTGATAAAGATTTTGGCAATCTGTCTTCAACTTTAAAAGGTAACACTTCATTGTTGTTGTCGGAAACAGGAAATGCTCCTGCCAAGTTGATAAAAGACTTCCGGAAAAAATCTGAAAAACCTTTATTAAAAGGGGCTTTTGTTGAAGAGGCAATTTTTGTAGGAGATAATCAATTAGATACTTTAGTTAGTATTAAATCTAAAGAAGAAGTTATTGGAGATATTATCGCATTACTTCAGTCGCCTGCTAAAAATGTTATTTCAGGTCTTAAGTCTGGTGGCGGTAAATTAGCCGGTATCCTTAAAACTTTATCAGAAAAAGAATAA
- the rplL gene encoding 50S ribosomal protein L7/L12, translating into MADLKDFAEKLVNLTVKEVNELADILKEEYGIEPAAAAVAVAGGAAAGGGEGAEEKSEFDVILKAAGASKLAVVKLVKELTGLGLKEAKDIVDSAPKAIKEGISKDEAEGLKKSLEEAGAEVELK; encoded by the coding sequence ATGGCAGATTTAAAAGATTTTGCAGAAAAGCTAGTTAACTTAACAGTAAAAGAAGTAAACGAATTAGCTGATATATTAAAAGAAGAGTACGGTATAGAGCCTGCTGCTGCAGCTGTTGCTGTAGCTGGTGGAGCTGCTGCAGGTGGTGGTGAAGGTGCTGAGGAAAAATCAGAATTTGATGTAATCCTTAAAGCTGCTGGTGCTTCTAAATTGGCTGTAGTTAAATTGGTTAAAGAATTAACCGGTTTAGGACTTAAAGAAGCTAAAGATATAGTTGATAGCGCTCCTAAAGCTATAAAAGAAGGAATTTCTAAAGATGAGGCAGAAGGTCTTAAGAAGTCTTTAGAAGAAGCTGGTGCTGAAGTAGAGCTTAAGTAA